Proteins encoded by one window of Toxotes jaculatrix isolate fToxJac2 chromosome 22, fToxJac2.pri, whole genome shotgun sequence:
- the mapk12b gene encoding mitogen-activated protein kinase 12b isoform X2, protein MAVRSRTGFYRQEVNRTVWEVPERYRDLKQVGTGAYGTVCSAWDRRTSTQVAIKKLHRPFQSKLFAKRAYRELRLLKHMKHENVIGLLDVFTAEISLDRLRDFYLVMPFMGTDLGKLMKLERLSEDRVQFLVYQMLKGLKYIHSAGIIHRDLKPGNLAINPDCELKILDFGLARQADAEMTGYVVTRWYRAPEVILNWMHYTQTVDIWSAGCIMAEMLLGKPLFKGSDHLDQLREIMKITGTPAADFVVKLQSQDAKNYIRSLPKVPKKDLHSVFSKASSNVCVLEKMLLLDPERRVSASEALDLPFFSEFRDAEEETEAQPYDQTMDNTDLPLDQWKRHTFTEILTFRPPRDSKETSL, encoded by the exons ATGGCTGTGCGGTCCAGGACGGGATTCTACCGGCAGGAGGTAAACAGAACTGTGTGGGAGGTTCCGGAGAGGTACCGGGACTTGAAGCAGGTCGGAACAGGAGCCTACGGAACTGTGTG ctcagcatGGGACCGCCGGACAAGCACGCAGGTGGCCATCAAGAAGCTCCACCGGCCCTTCCAGTCCAAACTTTTTGCCAAAAGGGCGTACAGAGAGCTGCGACTCCTCAAACACATGAAGCATGAAAAT GTGATTGGACTGCTGGACGTCTTCACTGCTGAAATCTCATTGGACCGGCTTCGTGACTT ctACCTGGTGATGCCGTTCATGGGCACTGACCTTGGGAAGCTGATGAAGCTGGAGAGATTATCAGAGGACAGAGTGCAGTTCCTGGTCTATCAGATGCTGAAAGGGCTCAAG TATATCCACTCTGCAGGGATCATCCACAGG GACCTTAAACCTGGAAATTTAGCCATTAACCCGGACTGTGAGTTAAAG ATTCTTGACTTTGGCCTGGCGAGGCAGGCAGACGCAGAAATGACCGGCTACGTTGTGACACGCTGGTACAGAGCGCCCGAGGTTATCCTCAACTGGATGCACTACACGCAAACTG TGGATATCTGGTCTGCAGGTTGCATCATGGCAGAGATGCTGCTGGGAAAGCCGCTGTTTAAAGGAAGCGATC ACCTGGACCAACTCAGAGAAATCATGAAGATTACAGGAACGCCAGCCGCCGACTTTGTTGTGAAGCTACAGAGTCAAGAT GCCAAAAACTACATCAGAAGTCTACCAAAAGTGCCAAAGAAAGACTTGCACTCTGTTTTCTCCAAAGCTAGTTCAAATG tgtgtgtcttgGAAAAGATGCTGCTTCTGGACCCCGAGCGGAGGGTGAGCGCCTCGGAGGCGCTGGACCTGCCTTTCTTTAGCGAGTTCAGGGACGCAGAGGAGGAGACTGAGGCGCAGCCGTACGATCAGACCATGGACAACACAGACCTGCCGCTGGACCAGTGGAAAC gtcACACTTTCACAGAGATACTGACCTTCAGGCCGCCCAGGGACTCAAAGGAGACGTCACTTTaa
- the mapk12b gene encoding mitogen-activated protein kinase 12b isoform X1: MAVRSRTGFYRQEVNRTVWEVPERYRDLKQVGTGAYGTVCSAWDRRTSTQVAIKKLHRPFQSKLFAKRAYRELRLLKHMKHENVIGLLDVFTAEISLDRLRDFYLVMPFMGTDLGKLMKLERLSEDRVQFLVYQMLKGLKYIHSAGIIHRDLKPGNLAINPDCELKILDFGLARQADAEMTGYVVTRWYRAPEVILNWMHYTQTVDIWSAGCIMAEMLLGKPLFKGSDHLDQLREIMKITGTPAADFVVKLQSQDAKNYIRSLPKVPKKDLHSVFSKASSNAVCVLEKMLLLDPERRVSASEALDLPFFSEFRDAEEETEAQPYDQTMDNTDLPLDQWKRHTFTEILTFRPPRDSKETSL; this comes from the exons ATGGCTGTGCGGTCCAGGACGGGATTCTACCGGCAGGAGGTAAACAGAACTGTGTGGGAGGTTCCGGAGAGGTACCGGGACTTGAAGCAGGTCGGAACAGGAGCCTACGGAACTGTGTG ctcagcatGGGACCGCCGGACAAGCACGCAGGTGGCCATCAAGAAGCTCCACCGGCCCTTCCAGTCCAAACTTTTTGCCAAAAGGGCGTACAGAGAGCTGCGACTCCTCAAACACATGAAGCATGAAAAT GTGATTGGACTGCTGGACGTCTTCACTGCTGAAATCTCATTGGACCGGCTTCGTGACTT ctACCTGGTGATGCCGTTCATGGGCACTGACCTTGGGAAGCTGATGAAGCTGGAGAGATTATCAGAGGACAGAGTGCAGTTCCTGGTCTATCAGATGCTGAAAGGGCTCAAG TATATCCACTCTGCAGGGATCATCCACAGG GACCTTAAACCTGGAAATTTAGCCATTAACCCGGACTGTGAGTTAAAG ATTCTTGACTTTGGCCTGGCGAGGCAGGCAGACGCAGAAATGACCGGCTACGTTGTGACACGCTGGTACAGAGCGCCCGAGGTTATCCTCAACTGGATGCACTACACGCAAACTG TGGATATCTGGTCTGCAGGTTGCATCATGGCAGAGATGCTGCTGGGAAAGCCGCTGTTTAAAGGAAGCGATC ACCTGGACCAACTCAGAGAAATCATGAAGATTACAGGAACGCCAGCCGCCGACTTTGTTGTGAAGCTACAGAGTCAAGAT GCCAAAAACTACATCAGAAGTCTACCAAAAGTGCCAAAGAAAGACTTGCACTCTGTTTTCTCCAAAGCTAGTTCAAATG cagtgtgtgtcttgGAAAAGATGCTGCTTCTGGACCCCGAGCGGAGGGTGAGCGCCTCGGAGGCGCTGGACCTGCCTTTCTTTAGCGAGTTCAGGGACGCAGAGGAGGAGACTGAGGCGCAGCCGTACGATCAGACCATGGACAACACAGACCTGCCGCTGGACCAGTGGAAAC gtcACACTTTCACAGAGATACTGACCTTCAGGCCGCCCAGGGACTCAAAGGAGACGTCACTTTaa